Part of the Campylobacter suis genome, TTGCCAGGCTCCTATTGGAGTTAGTGCAAGGCTTGATGGAGATGAAATTTTTGTAAGCGCTATTGTTGGTATGCCAGATGGTAGTGAGTTTTTACGCGATAGCACAAAAGTAAAAAAAGATGAGTACAAAGACGCTGGTAAAAATTTTGCACAAAAATTTATTCAAAAAGGCGCAAAAGAGCTTTTGGTAAGAGCTGAGAAAATGGCGGCTGAGCTATGAGAGTAGTTTTATTTTTCTTGCTAGCTTTAAATTTTGTTTTTGCTGATAGCTTTGAGCTTGTAAAAGCACTTTTTACTGATAAAAATTTTAGCCAAGATAAGCTAAAGGGCGAGCTTGTAAAGCACAAGGCAAGTGAGTTTTATATAGCAGAGAATTTTGAACTAAGTTTTGATGTGCTTGGTAAAAATGATGAGCATGACATCATCGCTATGCACGCAGTTAGTAGCGCAAGAGATGATGCTTTTATCGATCTTTATGTTTATGCCAAGAGCGATGGAATTTATGCCATGAGAAGCCTTGCTATGACTGGCATGATGCTTGATGTGGTTAAAAACTACGATAAAGTTCCAGAGGATTTAAAGGCTGGCATTGATATTGAAAACTATAAGCTTGTAATAAGCTCTGATAAAAATTTACTAGAGTTTGCAAATGCAAATGTTGATAAGTTTGAAAAAATTTATGAGCTTGAAAAATCTGGCAAAGAGTATGAATGCGAACTTAAAAATTTGCATTTTAATGCAATTGAAAAGGATGAGGTTTTTTCATTGATAGTTGGAGGTATGGTAGATAATGTCGTTGGATTTATGCGCGTTCAAAGCGATAGCGAGTTGCCAAAAATGCACCCATCAAAATATATTATGATAAAGCAAATTTCACCAAAATCAAAATGGTATCTTTTTAAAACTACCTAAAAAGCATTAAAATTTGATATAATCACGAAAATTTAAGGAGAAATTATGGCAGAAGAAGTTGTAGAAGAGAGCAAGAAAAAGGGCGGTAAGAGTCTGCTTATCATTATTATCATTGCAGTTTTGGTGCTTTTACTTGTGGTTGGTGGTCTGATAGCATTTTTGCTTATGGGCGATGATGAAGTTCCTCCAACAGATCCAGCAGTTCAGCAGGCACAGCCGATGGCTACACAAAAGGCACCAGCCGCACAGCCTGGCAAGAGAAGCGCTGACTTTATGAATATGGGACCAGTCTATCCGCTTGATCAATTTATTGTAAATTTACTAAGCGAAAATGGTTCAAGATTTTTAAAAACCAAGATAGATTTGGAGCAAAGTATCGAGTCAATGACGCCAGAGCTTGATAAAAAAAAGGCGCTTTTGCGTGATATCATCATCCGTACTCTTTCATCAAAAACATATGAAGAGATAAGCACTACAAAAGGTAAGGACAGACTAAAAGACGAGATAGTCTCTCGGATAAATGAAGTTCTTAGTGATGGATATATCAAAAACCTTTTCTTTACCGATTTTGTTATACAATGATAGGTATTGACATCGTTAGTATAGATAGAATTTCTAGGCTTAAAAAGCGTTTTGGATCAGAGTTTTTAAGGCGTTTTTTAAGCCAAAAAGAGATAGGTATTATAAAGAGTGATGCTAGTTTGGCTGGCTTTTGGGCAGCAAAGGAGGCGGCAAGCAAAGCTCTTGGTGTCGGCATATCTGCTGAATGTAGTTTTTTTGATATAGAAATTTCTAAAAATGAGCGTGGTGCTCCGATATTAAATTTCTCAGATAGAATAATGCAAAATTTTAACATCTCATCAACAAGTTTAAGCATCACGCACGATGGTGGTTTTGCTCTAGCGGCTGTAATGCTAAAGCAAAAAGAGTAATTTTTATTGTCTACTTTTTTCCTACATAAAATATTTTGTTTCGCAAATTTTTTATATTTATTAGCGCAACTGCGTAAAATTCCTTATAAAACTGGATAAATTTGTTATCTTTTTTGGTATAAATCGCCGCAAAAACCTCTTCAAGCTCAAGCTTTTCTTTTTGTGTGATACTATCCATATTTATCCTTTTATCAACTTTTTAAATTTATTTACAACAAACAATATCTCATCTTCATCTAGCTCACAAAGCAAACGACAAACAGCAACAGCCGCTTGTGGCTTTGAAGTTCCTAGCCGCCAGTCCTGATATGTACGCATCGATATACCAAGGTATTTAGCCATATCGCTTTGAGAAATTTTTTTACCCAAATTTTTAGACTCGATAGCATTATGAAGTAGGTTAAAAATATCATTTGTTTCAATCATGGGCGAAATAATACAATATAATTCATTAAATATACATTAAAAATAATAAAAAAAGTAAAAAATTGTTTATAATATTAAAATTTAAGTATATTTTATCAATTAAAATATTATTATTATACGGTATAATGTATAAAATATCTATAAAATTACTTAAAATTTAAAATATTGTAGAATGAGTTAAAATTTAAAATATTGTAGAATGAGTTAAAATTTAAAATATTGTAGAATGAGTTAAAATTTATCTATAATTATTATTGAGTCTGTTTGACTAAAGTTTTATAAAAAATTTTATTTAGACTTGACATTTATATGCTCATTATAGTATAATCCACTTAGCAATTTAAAATATAGAGTGCTAAAAATCAAGAAAGGTAATAGGAAAATGAGCAAACTTAGCAAGCGCGACTTGATACTAAATTCCATCATAAAAGCCTATCTTGATGAAAATGCACCGATAGGCTCAAGTGAGCTTGGCTCTCGTATGGATGTTTCTATGCCAGCCTCAACGATAAGGGTTTATTTTAAAAAACTATCAGATGAGGGAGCGATAACGCAGCTTCATATCAGTGGTGGCAGGATCCCTACTGTAAATGCCATGAGACACTACTGGGCTGATGTTTTTGGCGATATTGATTTTAACCAAGAGTTACTTGATATAAATGATGAAATGATGCTTAAAATTTTAAGCGACAAACATGAAGTTTATACTATGGTATATGCCCAATTTGAGCAAAATTTAATTGAAATTTTAAATGTCAAAAATCGCTTTTTGGTGTTAAATTTTACAAAAGATGAGATAGTTTTAAAGTATGACACAAGAGTTGAAAAATTTTTACAAAATATCGGTGAAGTTAGCTTAGACAAGCTTGAGCTTATCTGCTCTCAAGTTGGTTTAAGCGAACTGCGAAGTAAGATCAGGGAGCTTAAAAGGGCTAAAATTTTATTTCAAGAAAATGAGATTTTTGCCTATAAAATGTTTGAGGACGAGCGCTTTAAGATGATACTTGAGCCAAGTTTTGCCACGCACATGAGTGATGGTCTAAACTTTGATCCGATATTTGAAAGTCAATATTTAGGATTAAAGCTAAGGGTAAAATTTAGTGGAGAGACATCTACTATGATATGCGCTGGAAGTGTCTATAATGACTACATAAAACTACTAAAACAGATAAGGGAGGCAGCGTGAGCGAGGAGACAAAAGAGCAAGCTAGCACTGAGCAAGAGCAAGTTTTAAGTGAAAACATCAGTTTTGACGGACTTGATGCTGATAATGTTAAGATTATTGAGCTTGAAAAGCAAGTGGCAGAGCTAACGGATAAATTTTACCGTGCAAATGCAGACTTTGAGAACATGCGAAAGCGTGTAGAAAAAGAGAAAGCTGATGTGGCAAGCTATGCAAATGAGAAATTCGCACGCGACCTTTTGCCTGTCATAGACGCACTTGAGATGGGCGCTGGGTTTGAAGCTGACGATGAGTTTTCTAAAAAGATAAAAGAGGGTATCGAGCTAAGCTTAAGTGAGTTTAAAAAAGCCCTTGAAAAGCATGGGGTAACGGCTATTGAGACAGACTGTGAGTTTGACCCAAATGTCCATAATGCCATTATGCGAGTTGATAGTGAAGCTCATGAAAGTGGTCGCATAGTGCAGGTCATGCAAAAAGGGTATTTGATAAATGGCAGGGTTTTACGCCCAGCGATGGTTAGTATAGCAAATTAAATTTAATAAAAAAGGATAAAAAATGGCAAAAGTTATAGGAATTGACTTAGGAACGACTAACTCTTGTGTTAGCGTTTATGAGCGTGGCGAGAGTAAGGTTATCCCAAACAAAGAGGGTAAAAACACAACTCCTTCTGTTGTGGCTTTCACTGACAAGGGCGATGTTTTAGTTGGCGATGTGGCTAAGCGTCAAGCGGTTACAAACCCTGAAAAGACGATCTATTCTATCAAGCGTATTATGGGTTTGATGAGTAACGAAGAGGCAGCAAAAGAGGCAAAGGAGCGTTTGCCGTATCATGTGGTAGATAGAAATGGTGCGTGTGCAATTGAGATTTCAGGTAAAGTTTATACTCCACAAGAAATTTCAGCAAAAGTGCTAATTAAACTAAAAGAAGACGCAGAAGCTTATCTTGGCGAGAGCGTTACAGATGCTGTTATTACGGTGCCTGCGTATTTTAACGATAGCCAAAGAAAGGCTACAAAAGAGGCTGGAACGATAGCAGGACTAAATGTCCTTCGTATCATCAACGAACCAACAGCTGCGGCACTTGCTTATGGTCTTGACAAAAAAGAGGCTGAGAAAATTTTAGTTTATGATTTAGGTGGCGGTACATTTGACGTTACTGTGCTTGAAACTGGCGATAATGTTGTTGAAGTTTTGGCAACTGGCGGTAATGCGTTTTTAGGTGGCGATGACTTTGATAACCTTGTTATTGACTGGCTTGCAAGTGAGTTTAAAAGCGAAACTGGTATCGATTTAAAAGGCGATGTTATGGCATCTCAGCGTTTAAAAGAGGCTGCTGAAAATGCTAAAAAAGAGCTAAGTTCAGCTCAAGAAAGCAACATAAACTTGCCATTTATCACAGCTGATGCAACAGGGCCAAAACACCTTGTAAAAACGCTAACTCGTGCGAAATTTGAAGGCATGATTGACGCTTTGGTGGCTCAAACTATCGCAAAAATAAATGAAGTTGTAAAAGATGCTGGATTAAGCAAGAGCGAAGTAAAAGAAGTAGTTATGGTCGGTGGTTCTACTCGTGTGCCACTGGTTCAAGAAGAGGTTAAAAAAGCGTTTGGCAAAGAGCTAAATAAAAGCGTAAATCCAGATGAAGTTGTGGCTATTGGTGCTGCTATTCAGGGTGCGGTTATTAAGGGCGATGTTAAAGATGTATTGCTTCTTGATGTTACTCCGCTAAGTCTTGGTATCGAAACTTTGGGCGGTGTGATGACAAAGATCATTGAAAAAGGCACAACTATACCAGTTAAGAAAAATCAAACCTTCTCAACTGCTGAAGATAATCAAAATGCGGTAACTATCCATGTTATACAAGGAGAGCGTGAGTTTGCAAGAGATAACAAATCGCTAGGTCAGTTTAACCTAGAAGGTATCCCAGCAGCTCCTCGCGGTGTGCCTCAGATAGAAGTTGAGTTTGACATCGATGCAAACGGAATTTTGACAGTTTCAGCAAAAGACAAAGCAACTGGTAAAGCTCAAAATATCACTATTTCAGGCTCAAGCGGTCTAAGTGATGATGAGATAAATAAGATGGTAAAAGAGGCTGAGCTTCACAAAGAAGAGGACGCTAAGCGTAAAGAATCAGTCGAGGCTAGAAACCAAGCTGACGCACTTGTTCATCAAACACAAAAGAGCATGGACGAGCTAGGCGAGAAAGTCCCAGCTGAGGATCGTGCAAATATCGAAGCAGCACTAAATGAGCTAAAAGAGGTGCTAAAAGACGAAAGTGCTAGCAAAGAGCAAATAGACGCAAAGGTTAAAGCTCTAAGTGAAGCAAGTCATAAACTAGCTGAAGCGATGTATAAAAAAGATGAGAATGTTGGAGCTGGTGCAAAGAAAAAAGATGACGATGTTATCGACGCAGAAGTCGAGTAAGGCACGAAATTTAGCGGAGTAAAATCCGCTAAATTTACTTATATAAAACTAAATAGCCGTTTCTAGACGGCTTAAATTCTACTTTTATTTACTCAAAAAGCAATACTAAAAACCATCATATCCCTGAAATTTTCTCTAAAAACTTTTCGGGCGATATAAAGCCGATTATGCGTTTTGAGCTAAGTTGTTCGCCATTTTTAAAAAAGAGCAAAGCTGGTGGATCAATGAGTGAAAATTCTTTCAATATCGCGTCATTTTCGCTACTTTGTTTAGTTACATCTATACGGATAAGCTCAAATTCTTTAAGGCGTTTTGCAACTGCTTGATCGGTAAAAGTTATGCTCTCAAGCTCCTTACAGCTAGCGCACCAGTCCGCATAAAAGTCTATCATAACAGGTTTTTGTGCTATCTGTATGGCTTGTTTTAGCTCAGTTGGATTTGTTATAGAGCGAAAATTTAGCTCATTTTGTATCTCTTTGGAGTTTGTATTTTGATTAAAATTTGCCAATGGTTTTAAAGGATCTTTTGCACCACTAAAAGCCCCAACCAAAAGCATAGCTGAGTATATAAATAAAAGTAAAAATATCGCTTTTTTCACCCTTTGTTTCGCACTACTTGCTGGTTCAAATGCCCCAAAAAACACAGCCATAAATACACCGATTACGCCGTATCCAGCAAGCTCAAAGCCACTTCCTAGCGTCCTAGCAAGAAGCCATACTGCCATAGCTAACATCAAAAAGCCAAATGCAGCCTTTATGGCATCCATCCACTCGCCAGGCTTTGGTAAAATTTTACCACTGCTAGCTCCTATAACAAGTAGTGGTATGCCCATGCCAAGACCCATTACAAAAAGCATTAAGCCACCATAAAGTGCATTTCCACTTTGTGCGATATAAAGTAGGGCTCCAGCCAAAGGGGCAGCCACACAAGGCGAAACCACAAGAGCCGCTGCAAAACCCATTATAAAAACGCCAAATAGACTGCTTTTGCCTTGCGAGCGCTTACTGATAAAATTTTCAAATTTTGCTGGCAGTCTTAAATCATAAA contains:
- the acpS gene encoding holo-ACP synthase is translated as MIGIDIVSIDRISRLKKRFGSEFLRRFLSQKEIGIIKSDASLAGFWAAKEAASKALGVGISAECSFFDIEISKNERGAPILNFSDRIMQNFNISSTSLSITHDGGFALAAVMLKQKE
- the grpE gene encoding nucleotide exchange factor GrpE, whose protein sequence is MSEETKEQASTEQEQVLSENISFDGLDADNVKIIELEKQVAELTDKFYRANADFENMRKRVEKEKADVASYANEKFARDLLPVIDALEMGAGFEADDEFSKKIKEGIELSLSEFKKALEKHGVTAIETDCEFDPNVHNAIMRVDSEAHESGRIVQVMQKGYLINGRVLRPAMVSIAN
- a CDS encoding HrcA family transcriptional regulator, producing the protein MSKLSKRDLILNSIIKAYLDENAPIGSSELGSRMDVSMPASTIRVYFKKLSDEGAITQLHISGGRIPTVNAMRHYWADVFGDIDFNQELLDINDEMMLKILSDKHEVYTMVYAQFEQNLIEILNVKNRFLVLNFTKDEIVLKYDTRVEKFLQNIGEVSLDKLELICSQVGLSELRSKIRELKRAKILFQENEIFAYKMFEDERFKMILEPSFATHMSDGLNFDPIFESQYLGLKLRVKFSGETSTMICAGSVYNDYIKLLKQIREAA
- the fliL gene encoding flagellar basal body-associated protein FliL — encoded protein: MAEEVVEESKKKGGKSLLIIIIIAVLVLLLVVGGLIAFLLMGDDEVPPTDPAVQQAQPMATQKAPAAQPGKRSADFMNMGPVYPLDQFIVNLLSENGSRFLKTKIDLEQSIESMTPELDKKKALLRDIIIRTLSSKTYEEISTTKGKDRLKDEIVSRINEVLSDGYIKNLFFTDFVIQ
- the dsbD gene encoding protein-disulfide reductase DsbD — encoded protein: MLRLITALLLTTCIAFSQVLNTSEAFDIKHKINTDGVEFSFKFGENIYIYKDTFNILLDGKNINNSLDMPPHEQSGEYNIIFKEFSLLVPKNLLQNDISTITLNYQGCAKNGICYRPQTKIYTISHKNGELKASEQAENTSEEVSELADDERIANELKDTNFILSLATFFGYGLLLALTPCIFPMIPILSSIIISKGGSQLETWRGFVLSLVYVVAMSLAYALAGVVASFLGLGLGGMLQNGWVLGSFALVFIGLAFSMFGFYDLRLPAKFENFISKRSQGKSSLFGVFIMGFAAALVVSPCVAAPLAGALLYIAQSGNALYGGLMLFVMGLGMGIPLLVIGASSGKILPKPGEWMDAIKAAFGFLMLAMAVWLLARTLGSGFELAGYGVIGVFMAVFFGAFEPASSAKQRVKKAIFLLLFIYSAMLLVGAFSGAKDPLKPLANFNQNTNSKEIQNELNFRSITNPTELKQAIQIAQKPVMIDFYADWCASCKELESITFTDQAVAKRLKEFELIRIDVTKQSSENDAILKEFSLIDPPALLFFKNGEQLSSKRIIGFISPEKFLEKISGI
- a CDS encoding helix-turn-helix domain-containing protein, with amino-acid sequence MIETNDIFNLLHNAIESKNLGKKISQSDMAKYLGISMRTYQDWRLGTSKPQAAVAVCRLLCELDEDEILFVVNKFKKLIKG
- the dnaK gene encoding molecular chaperone DnaK, which translates into the protein MAKVIGIDLGTTNSCVSVYERGESKVIPNKEGKNTTPSVVAFTDKGDVLVGDVAKRQAVTNPEKTIYSIKRIMGLMSNEEAAKEAKERLPYHVVDRNGACAIEISGKVYTPQEISAKVLIKLKEDAEAYLGESVTDAVITVPAYFNDSQRKATKEAGTIAGLNVLRIINEPTAAALAYGLDKKEAEKILVYDLGGGTFDVTVLETGDNVVEVLATGGNAFLGGDDFDNLVIDWLASEFKSETGIDLKGDVMASQRLKEAAENAKKELSSAQESNINLPFITADATGPKHLVKTLTRAKFEGMIDALVAQTIAKINEVVKDAGLSKSEVKEVVMVGGSTRVPLVQEEVKKAFGKELNKSVNPDEVVAIGAAIQGAVIKGDVKDVLLLDVTPLSLGIETLGGVMTKIIEKGTTIPVKKNQTFSTAEDNQNAVTIHVIQGEREFARDNKSLGQFNLEGIPAAPRGVPQIEVEFDIDANGILTVSAKDKATGKAQNITISGSSGLSDDEINKMVKEAELHKEEDAKRKESVEARNQADALVHQTQKSMDELGEKVPAEDRANIEAALNELKEVLKDESASKEQIDAKVKALSEASHKLAEAMYKKDENVGAGAKKKDDDVIDAEVE